The genomic DNA gACCCCAAATCCCTACACAAACTCTCCCACTACCCACCAACATTTCAtcttaaaacatttcaaagattTTAAGCAAGGCAGTGTGTTCGGTCTTCCATGATGAAACTCCCTAAGCTAGTAATTTCTACTATTTTGTAAATTAGAAATTATCAGTCTACTTCACACGAGCTTCATAAATCTCTTATCCCACTCTAAATATTTTAGAGCAGAATTTACAATGGAATAAGAGAATCATTAGATAGTGGACACTCTCCAACCTCTTTAAGTAGTACTGGACTGAAAGGCACTCATCTTCCAGTTGCTCCACAATCAGAATGGTCATTAAATACCATTAATGACCCACTCATATCTCACTGCTTACTTCAGGCCAAAAAAGATCACCCTCCCACTAGACAGATGAATTCTAATCATTCACACTTGTAAAGTTAAGTgacatcatttcattttctgcCCAGATTCAAGGCCTTATTATGATATGACTTTTATTTAAAGTCCCACTAAAACAGACTAAATTTCACATCCCATAGCCAGTAAATAAATGGACATGTTTGGCAAGGAACAATATCAAGAGCTAGAGCTTTACTTTTTTACTTACATAATTGTGACAATATGTTATAAGACAATTACAGGGCAGCAAAGCACAGAGCTCTACTTTATCAAATACACAATCAACTTACAAAATTCCTAAGCAACGCttaaatatatggggaaaatgGATGCAAAATTTAATAGTGAGAAGAACAAGCACCTCCACACCCAGTGAAGTAACAGGTTTAGGCTTGTTTGTACAGCTccctaaaaattaatttgaaagagTACAAAAACCAAAATTCACAAAATTGGTCAAAGGTTGAATGAGAAACGTTCTACTGTAGATTAAAACATCGATTCTTACAAAATAGGCTGTACTTGCAcacttactaaatattttaatttactttagcTTATTGAACGAAAAACGCTTGGattaaaccaaacaaaaactatTATTTGCcccctaataatttttttatatgtaaGAGCACCTGACCTCACTGCTGAAATTTCTAATAAAAACACCTGAGtgctttttagtttttgaaaCGTGGTGTCATTTTACTTGCCTCTCAGGAAAAACCCGTAAAACTAATCAACTAAAACACAGCATTTGCAATTTGCAGTAAAATCGACACATCTTTGTAAACGGTTTGGGGAGGTGAAAAAAGGCCCAGCCTCTTCATGTAAACATAATAAGCCTGTAATATGCTGCAGACAAACGCACTGCAAGGGGTGTGGAGGACCCGAGCTGATTAGATTACCACAACATCAGCCTGGGGCCGCCATTTTTAGAATCTGTAAAGGACAAAAGAGGGAAATTTCACTTTTTACTGGCCATCTAGGACATTAAAGGAAAAACTGACTGTTTTCCAATTAGGTATTGATGTCTCCAGCCTAGAGCTGAATGCACTTCACTTAATTCTCTCCAAGGTCTCCAGAACTCCTAACACCTTATGTTATTCACGTCTCTAAAAGGTGAGGAGAAACGGGCAAAACGGGGCTCTCTCTGAAGCTAACTCTAGCGATTCCCCCTTGACTTTAAACTGTATCGTTCGTAAAACACAGTCCAGCAAGAATGCATCTCTAAGGAGCTAAGGCCGATGGAAGAGAGCCCTCCGGATTGTttgctctctcctcctcccctgttTAGCACAGTGAACCGTTTGTTTCTCTTCTGTGTCTGCTGCCACAGTGTTTGTGCCAATCCCTTGGTCAAATTCAGCTTTCCTGAAATGTGCCATATTGTGGCTTCTAAGCCTCCGCTACAGTAAAGGGCGACGATAATGCaagcggggagggggcggggggcagacTGAGACGGCTGGGTGCTGGGGTGACCACCTCAGGGGCGGGTTTACCCTCTCCCGGAGAGGATGAGGAGCTGACTTGTTCTCCCACAAAGGGATATACCCAAGGCGTTCTTGCCACCCCCTTCGTATTTACGAGAAAATTAAACCAGAGACTGCCAGGCGACAAATGGAAGCAGCAGAAGAAAATGGGGCCTATACGGGTTCCCAGCACCTGAACAAGATGCGGTAGAGGAAAGGGAGAGAGCTGGCAGCTCCTGGGACCACTTCGACACAAACCCTACTAACAACAGTCACAAACCTACCTCCTTACCCAAGCGGCTCTAACCCGCTGCCGGCGACGAGTGCGCCCCCTCCCTAACTCCCACTCTCAAGGGGGTTTAACTGCCAGTTTCCCCTTCCCCAACCCTAAAACCCGCCATAATACTCCCTTCCTAGGAACAAGGAGGAAAAAGGATATATTCAAATCAAACAAGCAACGTCTAGCCCCCGCCAAGACACCTGAGTCGACGTCGACTCCCCCACACCGTAAGGATAAAGATGAGAAAGCCCCCTCCCCCTGGAAACACACGTCCCTCCACCCAGCAAACCCCAGGAACTCCCAAGGAGACGTCAGGCACTGACCTGTGATGTTCACACACCAGACACCCGAACCCCGTTATTTGCTCGACCCCCAAGGAGTCTCTCCACACCTCCGCGGTCAGACGATCCCCCGACAGCAGCCACTGCAGACACAGGACCCGGCTccacacaccccctccccaaacaGCAGCGCTCAGCCTCTTCGCCAGCAAACGAGGAGTAGGGGAGGGGGCACAGAGACAATCAACAGGAACGCAGAGGCTACGGCGAGGCTGCTCACAGTGTCTATACCCCCTCTATTTGCCGCTCCCGAACTCAGGTACCGTCTCCGACTCAGCCCCCTGCGCCCGCTCAGTGTCACTGCCTCTCGCTCTGGGAAAATGGCGGCTgacggcggcggccgcggcggcggcggcggcggcggcggcggcggcaagTGCACGGGGCCCGCCCGCCCCGCTCCGCAGGGGCAGAGGGGGAGGGGACGAAGCTGCCCGCCGCCATTTTGCTTATGGGCTGCCGCCCGCCGTTGCCTCTCCACGGAGGCTCGAAGACAGCCAACTGGAGGCAGAGCGGTCAACAGAATCTCCGTCTATTTCACAACAGATGCATTCAACAATTCACCGAAGGTTTGGGAAAGTTTCGGTATTTGATGGGATTGGTTCTTTATCCCCTTTCCCTGAGTAGCCCTTAAGTCTGGATATCGGTGAGCTTGGGCGCGACACTACTGGGTGGAAGGATAACGATTGTAGGCCTTGGAAAGAGCCCCCCTCTCTCCCCGCAAGCACTTTCTCCCACTCCCAAAACCACCTCTGTCCtattctttcctcctcccctccccccccccccccaagtcTGGCCTCCGGAGCGGGGTGAACTCGGTTAGGGTGTCACTCGACGCCCACTAGGGGCTGAGGCGGCTTCAGTGCGCAGGCTCCGAGCACCGGATAAAAGCGGAGCTGTTGAGTCCAGCGCCGTC from Bos mutus isolate GX-2022 chromosome 4, NWIPB_WYAK_1.1, whole genome shotgun sequence includes the following:
- the LOC138987572 gene encoding uncharacterized protein, giving the protein MFTHQTPEPRYLLDPQGVSPHLRGQTIPRQQPLQTQDPAPHTPSPNSSAQPLRQQTRSRGGGTETINRNAEATARLLTVSIPPLFAAPELRYRLRLSPLRPLSVTASRSGKMAADGGGRGGGGGGGGGGKCTGPARPAPQGQRGRGRSCPPPFCLWAAARRCLSTEARRQPTGGRAVNRISVYFTTDAFNNSPKSGLRSGVNSVRVSLDAH